The following is a genomic window from Halodesulfovibrio sp..
AACTACTATTTTTCAAAAAATGGTCGAAGTCTATGGAGAATGTCTGGGAACTCGTGCGACAGAAGCACACTATCACGCCGTAAAAAAAGATCTTCCAGATGCACAGTTCTGCGCTGTTGCTCAAACCCTATTTGTACAAAAGGCGGACAAAGAACGCTTTGGTTGTGTTCTTGTCATCAATGCAGGTACATCAGATCATGGCGTTGCAGAAGAAGCAGCATTAACAGCAGAATTCCTCGGCAGTAATGTCATACGGCACTTTGACTGCGGTGTGGCAGGAGTACATCGAGCACTGACCGCAGCAAAAGACTTCTCAAAAGCCTCTGCAATAGTTGCTGTAGCTGGGATGGATGGCGCTCTGCCAACAATTGTTGCAGGACTTAGCCCAGCACCAGTGATCGCTGTTCCTACAAGTATTGGCTATGGCACAGGGCTAGGAGGAGTCGCTGCCCTTATGACCATGCTTAATGGGTGTGCTCCCGGTGTATCCGTGGTCAATATCGACAATGGATTCGGTGCAGGCTACCAAGCCCACATCATCAACACCATGGCGTCTAAGACATTATGATATCAACATAACAACATTACAAACGCCTATTTTATTGGCAGCACTTTTCTACGATACTCTAAAGTTGGCAACCTGTTCAGCACATTCCCACGCACATTACTACCCAAAAGCCCCATAGAAAAAAGCAACACCCGTAACCATTACGGTACAGCACTCTTTTTTCAATCTACTTACCAATATAGACTGCACTAATGGATTTTCTTCCATAAATTCTATCAATTTGGTACAGCAGTTGCTTCATCCCGCTATGTTCCCGCAATACCCCTACGCTATTTGCTGCTTTCAGGCTGTAAACACCGTTCAAAAAAACAGCATAGCAAACACATGGCTAACTATACAATGTACACTACTATTCATATGAATGCAGGTTCATCTCTATGAAAAAACTCACTCTACTTATCACCTTCTGTGTATTGCTTATGGTGCCATCACAACATGTTTTCGCAAAAACAATGCGGTTAGGCTATCTCGAGGCTGGTTCATTCTGGACATATACAGCAAGCGCTGAAGCCCTCCTCGCTGCGCTGAAAGACCCCGGTCTTGCCTCCAAAATGAACTGGCATAATACCGTTACTATACCGGACAATGCCTACTTCAGCCCCGGTTG
Proteins encoded in this region:
- the larB gene encoding nickel pincer cofactor biosynthesis protein LarB, which gives rise to MTTKDTSQTTSVTQSDSEEALHLCRTSCFVSNHTQLDVDRTRRTGCPEIIFCEGKTPEQTTTIFQKMVEVYGECLGTRATEAHYHAVKKDLPDAQFCAVAQTLFVQKADKERFGCVLVINAGTSDHGVAEEAALTAEFLGSNVIRHFDCGVAGVHRALTAAKDFSKASAIVAVAGMDGALPTIVAGLSPAPVIAVPTSIGYGTGLGGVAALMTMLNGCAPGVSVVNIDNGFGAGYQAHIINTMASKTL